From Candidatus Eremiobacterota bacterium, the proteins below share one genomic window:
- a CDS encoding Rrf2 family transcriptional regulator encodes MIGFVIFEDHSMKLTNKSEYALLALIHLARCGDDAFISVKTIADSQHIPSKFLEQILLTLKRGGYVKSSKGHGGGYRLAKRRESITIAEIIRLIDGALAPTESVSVYFYGRTPIEKERALVDLFRGIRDMVASKLECTTLADVV; translated from the coding sequence ATGATAGGATTTGTCATATTTGAGGACCATTCCATGAAGCTCACCAACAAGAGTGAATATGCCCTCCTGGCCCTTATCCACCTTGCCCGCTGCGGTGACGACGCCTTTATCTCCGTAAAAACCATTGCAGACTCGCAGCATATCCCTTCCAAGTTCCTGGAGCAGATACTCCTTACCCTCAAGAGAGGGGGCTATGTGAAGAGCAGCAAGGGCCATGGCGGGGGGTACCGCCTCGCGAAGCGGAGAGAATCCATCACCATCGCGGAAATCATAAGACTGATCGACGGGGCCCTTGCTCCTACCGAATCAGTAAGCGTGTATTTTTATGGGCGCACGCCTATAGAGAAGGAGCGGGCCCTTGTGGATCTGTTCAGGGGAATAAGGGATATGGTGGCATCAAAGCTTGAGTGCACCACCCTGGCCGACGTAGTGTAA
- a CDS encoding HAD family hydrolase: MAGLVIFDFDGVIVDSCPFYFRNYRLMTEHFGRTFPCGTLQEFREWYDSAWENNFLNLGFPEEDIPALLEYQASLTDYNTIPLFPDIKEVIADMAGRYTLAIASTTKSSDIRKKLSLEGLENLFALISGGDEGTSEKKSKIGLVLTTLGRESHEAVMIGDTVMDITSSRALGIKNIAVLYGWNTLEKLLKAAPDHSVRSPWELVPLIGSIFPQ, encoded by the coding sequence ATGGCAGGACTGGTCATTTTTGATTTTGACGGCGTCATAGTAGACTCATGCCCCTTCTATTTCAGGAATTACCGCCTCATGACAGAGCATTTCGGGCGGACCTTCCCCTGCGGCACCCTCCAGGAATTCCGGGAATGGTATGACTCAGCCTGGGAAAACAACTTCCTGAACCTTGGTTTCCCTGAAGAGGACATCCCGGCCCTCCTTGAGTACCAGGCATCCCTCACCGACTACAATACCATCCCTCTCTTCCCCGACATAAAAGAAGTCATCGCCGACATGGCGGGCCGTTATACCCTTGCCATCGCCTCGACTACAAAAAGCAGCGATATCAGGAAAAAGCTTTCCCTTGAGGGACTCGAAAACCTCTTCGCCTTGATCTCGGGAGGTGACGAGGGGACCAGCGAGAAAAAGAGCAAGATCGGGCTTGTCCTCACCACCTTGGGCAGAGAATCCCATGAAGCGGTAATGATCGGCGACACGGTGATGGACATCACCTCATCAAGAGCCCTTGGCATAAAAAATATTGCCGTTCTTTACGGGTGGAACACCCTGGAAAAGCTCCTCAAGGCTGCCCCTGACCATTCAGTCAGGTCCCCTTGGGAACTCGTCCCTCTCATTGGGAGCATTTTCCCTCAATGA
- a CDS encoding arylsulfotransferase family protein, translating into MKVVFWIFLAVSLGLGIYYLSGAGSEKVDFGGNAIETNVAEDPPVEFTATLPGYGDPGNTTPEPTETPGIPRKTPRATKSPKASKSPQGGQNQILTLPYLSRVPIAVRDRGKSGVMTYKEKECYDGLNLYASKWRSEARLMDMRGKVVHRWAIDSNNEWQNTVVDPQGNLYFLEVGVRVGKLDWYSNYLWTNDREFHHWIDIAKNGDIYTLIWDKYELQYDNRLVPALTDFLAVLSPKGEMKKAISVYELLGSQIPKKRLKTLSESVYMTQQNMPPMPGGDFDLFHTNTIVKIERDIPGLCKKGDMLICVRQLDTVAIVDPDRKKVLWQWGPGVLSMSHSPVLLDNNNILVFDNGTVEKHFSRIVEVDPFTKKIVYEYKGNPPQDFYTVEAGAVQALPNGNMLITESNRGKVFEVTRSGKVVWEFYNPDIESNQRSTIFRMTRLDKALSEKLLKKVKKDESSMPGQQMPGQQMPGQQMQGQQMPGQQMPGQMPGQQMPPGPGPGGF; encoded by the coding sequence ATGAAAGTGGTCTTCTGGATTTTTCTTGCCGTTTCACTTGGGCTGGGAATATATTACCTTTCAGGCGCCGGCTCTGAGAAGGTTGATTTCGGAGGAAATGCAATCGAGACCAACGTGGCTGAAGACCCGCCCGTAGAGTTTACCGCCACCCTCCCAGGATATGGTGATCCCGGTAACACAACGCCTGAGCCCACGGAAACACCGGGGATTCCCAGGAAGACTCCCAGGGCCACGAAAAGCCCCAAGGCCTCCAAGTCCCCCCAGGGAGGGCAGAACCAGATCCTGACCCTCCCCTATCTGTCACGGGTGCCCATTGCGGTCAGGGACAGGGGCAAATCGGGCGTCATGACCTATAAGGAAAAGGAATGCTACGACGGCCTCAACCTCTATGCCTCCAAGTGGAGAAGCGAGGCCCGCCTCATGGACATGCGCGGTAAAGTAGTCCACCGGTGGGCCATCGATTCCAACAATGAGTGGCAGAATACCGTAGTGGACCCCCAGGGCAACCTTTACTTTCTGGAAGTGGGTGTCAGGGTGGGAAAGCTGGACTGGTACTCCAATTATCTCTGGACAAACGACCGCGAATTTCACCACTGGATTGACATAGCCAAGAATGGCGATATCTACACACTAATATGGGATAAGTACGAGCTCCAGTATGACAACAGGCTCGTTCCCGCCCTCACAGACTTCCTTGCGGTGCTCTCACCGAAGGGGGAGATGAAAAAGGCCATTTCTGTCTACGAGCTGCTGGGCTCCCAGATCCCCAAGAAAAGGCTCAAGACCCTTTCCGAAAGCGTCTATATGACTCAGCAGAACATGCCGCCCATGCCCGGAGGCGACTTTGATCTCTTTCACACCAACACCATTGTGAAAATAGAGCGGGACATCCCCGGCCTGTGCAAGAAGGGTGACATGCTTATCTGCGTGAGGCAGCTTGATACGGTCGCCATTGTCGATCCCGACAGGAAAAAGGTGCTATGGCAGTGGGGCCCCGGGGTGCTCAGCATGTCCCACAGCCCCGTGCTTCTTGACAACAATAATATTCTGGTCTTTGACAACGGCACGGTGGAGAAGCATTTCAGCAGGATCGTGGAAGTCGATCCCTTTACCAAGAAAATTGTCTATGAATACAAGGGAAATCCCCCTCAGGACTTCTACACCGTAGAAGCCGGAGCGGTGCAGGCACTCCCCAACGGGAACATGCTCATCACCGAGTCCAACAGAGGGAAAGTCTTCGAGGTCACAAGGAGCGGGAAAGTGGTGTGGGAGTTCTATAACCCCGATATAGAAAGCAACCAGCGCTCCACCATCTTTCGCATGACAAGGCTTGACAAGGCATTGTCCGAAAAGCTTCTCAAGAAAGTGAAAAAAGACGAATCATCAATGCCGGGGCAGCAGATGCCGGGGCAGCAGATGCCGGGGCAGCAGATGCAGGGGCAGCAGATGCCGGGGCAACAGATGCCGGGGCAGATGCCGGGACAGCAGATGCCGCCGGGACCGGGACCCGGGGGATTTTAA
- a CDS encoding GTP-binding protein, producing the protein MKLAIFAGPATVGKTAVMKHLIRKLKAEGRSSAYLKVDVQYAEEDEEIARDYGIPTRKVYSGELCPDHCNVMVLGDAIKWAEGLGCAILLVETAGLCLRCSPYVDGGLGVMVLEATSGINLPLKVGPMLSLADIAVVTKVDRVSQAEREVFRARIQDVAPQVRIREVNALHGIGIDPLVEALIATPEAGQLLLLRGSPPVGTCTICVGKKEIGWQSHFGVVRSLENQMFYRGE; encoded by the coding sequence ATGAAACTGGCAATATTTGCAGGACCTGCCACCGTGGGCAAAACCGCGGTGATGAAGCACCTCATCAGGAAGCTGAAAGCAGAGGGCCGCTCTTCGGCATATCTGAAGGTTGACGTGCAGTACGCAGAAGAGGATGAAGAGATAGCAAGGGACTACGGTATCCCCACCAGGAAGGTCTATTCGGGGGAGCTCTGCCCTGATCACTGCAACGTGATGGTCCTCGGGGACGCGATAAAATGGGCCGAGGGCCTAGGCTGCGCGATCCTGCTCGTGGAGACGGCAGGGCTCTGCCTGCGGTGCTCTCCCTACGTGGACGGGGGGCTGGGTGTCATGGTCCTTGAAGCCACGAGCGGCATCAATCTCCCCCTCAAGGTGGGGCCTATGCTCTCGCTGGCTGATATAGCCGTCGTCACCAAGGTGGACCGCGTCTCCCAGGCGGAAAGGGAGGTCTTCAGGGCAAGAATACAGGATGTGGCGCCGCAGGTGAGGATCCGCGAAGTCAACGCCCTCCACGGCATCGGCATCGATCCCCTTGTGGAAGCCCTCATTGCAACGCCTGAAGCGGGGCAGCTCCTGCTGCTGAGGGGAAGCCCCCCTGTCGGCACCTGCACGATCTGCGTGGGGAAAAAGGAGATAGGGTGGCAGTCGCATTTTGGCGTCGTGCGGTCGCTGGAAAACCAGATGTTTTACCGTGGGGAATAA
- a CDS encoding HD domain-containing protein yields MSKKMEEGFLKILKRINTAHSDLRETSREIMEFMIDVFGADKAEIAVFREDFDIHTMELTEEGAVRFRLKWGYRREQWKMLEESGILLLSTRFALEFKESKVVTDTSEEQEEARKLSDYLGTGSWMNYILVLNEKVLANIHLDKKEHGYYRKKDLRRLEYLSQLLVTAINLSQMWERERTLMINFIQSLNKALEVRDEYTAGHVERVGFYSRVLASTVGMSDQEIEHVQTAAILHDIGKIGIADSVLKKKAGLSWEEKEVIRKHVPLTDEIFENLHHLDEARKIARYHHETFDGKGYVMGLKGEEIPVGSKILAIADAFDAMTSDRPYRKAFTVEEALTILNDPNITQWDKHLIGLFDSFLHGDEFLRLAEERGMIKYTDEERIFYDRESSILRFRDLGKFFQGTPTLEARFRKKKKMGRGGKIKISEVSRIR; encoded by the coding sequence ATGAGCAAAAAGATGGAAGAAGGATTTCTCAAGATTCTGAAAAGGATAAACACGGCCCATAGCGATCTTCGCGAGACGTCCCGCGAGATCATGGAGTTTATGATAGATGTGTTCGGCGCCGACAAGGCAGAGATTGCCGTATTCAGGGAAGATTTTGACATCCATACCATGGAGCTCACCGAGGAGGGGGCTGTGAGGTTCAGGCTCAAGTGGGGTTACCGCAGAGAGCAGTGGAAAATGCTCGAGGAGTCGGGGATCCTTCTCTTGAGCACCCGCTTTGCCCTGGAGTTCAAGGAGTCAAAGGTGGTGACGGATACCAGTGAGGAGCAGGAGGAGGCCAGGAAGCTCTCCGACTACCTGGGCACCGGGTCGTGGATGAATTACATTCTCGTGTTAAACGAGAAGGTGCTGGCCAACATCCACCTGGACAAGAAAGAACATGGCTATTACCGCAAAAAGGATCTCAGGAGGCTCGAGTACCTCTCGCAGCTCCTCGTGACAGCCATCAACCTCTCGCAGATGTGGGAGCGGGAGCGCACACTCATGATTAATTTCATCCAGTCCCTCAACAAGGCTCTCGAGGTGAGGGATGAATACACGGCAGGCCACGTAGAGCGCGTGGGCTTTTATTCCAGGGTCCTCGCTTCCACGGTGGGGATGAGTGATCAGGAGATAGAGCATGTCCAGACGGCGGCAATCCTCCATGATATCGGGAAAATAGGAATCGCTGACAGTGTCCTCAAGAAGAAGGCGGGGCTCTCGTGGGAGGAAAAGGAGGTCATCCGCAAGCATGTGCCCCTCACGGACGAGATTTTTGAGAACCTTCACCACCTTGACGAGGCCCGGAAAATTGCCCGCTATCACCATGAGACCTTTGACGGGAAAGGGTACGTCATGGGCCTTAAAGGCGAGGAGATCCCTGTAGGTTCGAAGATCCTCGCCATCGCCGATGCCTTTGATGCAATGACGAGCGACCGCCCTTACCGGAAGGCCTTCACCGTGGAGGAGGCCCTCACCATCCTTAATGATCCCAACATCACCCAGTGGGACAAGCATCTCATAGGCCTCTTCGACAGCTTTCTCCACGGTGATGAATTCCTCAGGCTCGCCGAGGAGCGCGGCATGATAAAATACACCGATGAAGAGAGAATCTTTTACGACAGGGAATCATCGATTCTGCGCTTCAGGGACCTCGGGAAATTCTTCCAGGGGACTCCCACCTTAGAAGCCCGCTTCAGGAAAAAGAAAAAGATGGGCCGGGGCGGGAAGATAAAAATATCAGAGGTAAGCCGTATACGGTAA
- a CDS encoding (Fe-S)-binding protein, producing MELRKGLPGLDCGLCGYRLCSDLSEKLDEKPDLIKRCIHLSKESFSVKPEETVKSPAAPAEASPAGDGRYLYAESAEKWRDSLGRDFDFYLEHFPEDPGPREIIIPRNPMRTRELSVQIGDTLIGRPLGMSCGCPITHCGIVSNVDSTTGVIVWCVTGPLKPRSEGYKDLGYYSAEGYEGLIHETRTEIKIGMRYYFQPRMCMLQWRHSGLVNYLSKTAEGIQVRLEGLWIG from the coding sequence ATGGAGCTACGTAAAGGACTTCCGGGGCTGGATTGCGGGCTGTGCGGCTACAGGCTCTGCAGCGATCTCTCGGAGAAGCTTGATGAAAAACCTGACCTTATCAAGCGCTGCATCCACCTCTCAAAGGAAAGCTTCTCGGTAAAGCCGGAAGAAACCGTAAAAAGCCCTGCCGCCCCTGCCGAAGCAAGCCCCGCCGGTGACGGGAGATACCTCTATGCGGAGAGCGCCGAAAAATGGCGCGACAGCCTGGGAAGGGACTTTGATTTCTACCTTGAGCATTTTCCCGAGGACCCGGGACCCCGTGAGATCATAATCCCGCGGAATCCTATGAGGACGAGGGAGCTCTCCGTGCAAATCGGTGACACCCTCATCGGGAGGCCTCTGGGAATGTCATGCGGCTGCCCCATCACCCATTGCGGCATAGTGAGCAACGTGGACAGCACCACGGGAGTCATCGTCTGGTGCGTCACCGGCCCCCTCAAGCCGCGAAGCGAAGGTTACAAGGACCTGGGGTACTACTCCGCCGAGGGCTACGAGGGACTGATCCATGAGACGCGCACAGAGATAAAGATAGGGATGCGCTATTACTTCCAGCCCAGGATGTGCATGCTCCAGTGGCGCCACAGCGGCCTCGTCAACTACCTCAGCAAGACGGCCGAGGGGATCCAGGTGAGGCTTGAAGGGCTCTGGATAGGCTGA
- a CDS encoding ATP-binding cassette domain-containing protein: protein MIDTITILGGKNKSGEIEPVQRLELKMGTVVSIVGPTGSGKTTLINDIELFADGTTPTGRKILINGLVAPPEFRDDPSMHPVAHITQHTTFLSDLPVKDFLETHARIRSHDKTCVSEKVERTLGFANQLTGEPIIIDNRMTELSGGQTRALLIADATILCEAPVILLDEVENAGINRSKALELLRKFRKIFVFVTHDPRISLLADIRVVMKNGAIMKILEADEEEKKIFHTVIKLDNILAVLREKIRFGERLTVSDMEGLA, encoded by the coding sequence ATGATTGACACCATCACCATACTGGGGGGCAAAAACAAATCAGGAGAGATCGAGCCTGTACAGCGCCTTGAGCTTAAAATGGGCACGGTAGTGAGCATTGTCGGCCCTACAGGTTCCGGGAAAACGACATTGATCAACGATATTGAGCTTTTTGCCGACGGCACCACGCCCACGGGAAGGAAGATTCTCATCAATGGCCTCGTGGCGCCGCCTGAATTCCGTGATGATCCCTCAATGCACCCTGTGGCACACATCACGCAGCACACGACATTTCTTTCCGACCTTCCCGTCAAGGACTTTCTCGAAACCCACGCACGGATCCGCTCCCATGACAAAACCTGTGTCTCGGAAAAAGTGGAGAGAACCCTCGGTTTTGCCAACCAGCTCACCGGCGAGCCCATCATCATCGACAACAGGATGACAGAGCTCTCGGGAGGGCAGACCAGAGCCCTTCTCATCGCCGATGCCACCATACTCTGCGAGGCTCCCGTCATACTCCTCGACGAGGTGGAAAACGCGGGGATCAACCGCTCCAAGGCCCTGGAGCTCCTGAGAAAATTCCGGAAGATCTTTGTCTTCGTCACCCATGATCCCAGAATCTCCCTCCTTGCCGATATAAGGGTGGTGATGAAAAACGGCGCCATCATGAAGATTCTTGAGGCCGACGAGGAGGAAAAGAAAATATTCCACACCGTCATCAAGCTCGACAATATCCTCGCGGTGCTCCGTGAGAAGATCCGGTTCGGCGAAAGGCTCACAGTCTCAGATATGGAGGGACTCGCATGA
- a CDS encoding RNA-binding protein, with protein MKRKVYVGNLPYELTEGHIEELFSGIGKVTEVKLARDPSTGASKGFAFVEFSADEEAGEAIAKFNNYEFSSRKLKVDYAKERKKK; from the coding sequence ATGAAAAGAAAAGTATATGTGGGAAATCTTCCCTATGAACTCACGGAAGGTCATATAGAGGAGCTTTTTTCCGGCATCGGAAAAGTCACGGAAGTGAAGCTCGCCCGGGACCCCTCGACGGGAGCCTCAAAAGGCTTTGCCTTCGTCGAGTTCTCAGCCGACGAGGAGGCCGGTGAGGCCATTGCGAAGTTCAACAACTACGAGTTTTCATCGCGGAAACTCAAGGTGGATTACGCCAAGGAGAGAAAAAAGAAGTAG